From a single Shewanella denitrificans OS217 genomic region:
- a CDS encoding DUF4826 family protein, whose amino-acid sequence MENQGVEPQTASSSDAQVQDPELLRQEWVRAQFQKANRFLGEKGVIPNKVITDESRYLAPYFAIWKMESKQPTKQTFWVMSGDLPSDYVDVKVASTAREAVRHFSMMWQVKAENLHRAGVTKDATQAKFADLLVSRAESLYKMQADDKLWV is encoded by the coding sequence ATGGAAAATCAAGGTGTTGAGCCACAAACAGCCTCTTCTAGTGATGCTCAAGTGCAAGATCCTGAGCTCCTTAGGCAGGAGTGGGTGAGAGCTCAGTTCCAAAAGGCAAACCGTTTCTTAGGTGAAAAAGGTGTGATCCCTAACAAGGTTATTACCGATGAAAGCCGTTATTTGGCGCCTTATTTCGCCATTTGGAAGATGGAATCTAAACAGCCGACTAAACAAACATTCTGGGTGATGTCCGGTGATTTACCCTCAGATTATGTGGATGTAAAAGTGGCAAGTACCGCCCGTGAAGCTGTGCGTCATTTCTCCATGATGTGGCAAGTAAAAGCTGAAAATCTACACAGAGCTGGTGTCACTAAAGACGCCACTCAGGCCAAGTTTGCCGACTTATTGGTGTCTCGCGCTGAAAGCCTCTATAAAATGCAAGCCGATGATAAATTGTGGGTTTAG
- a CDS encoding Glu/Leu/Phe/Val dehydrogenase dimerization domain-containing protein gives MAVFNHVSFDEHEQVVFCHDKESGLRAIIAIHNTNLGPAVGGCRMWNYASDDEALTDVLRLSRGMTYKNALAGLNMGGGKSVIIADPKTTEREALFRAFGRFIHTLGGKYYSAEDVGTTTADIMIAHQETPYMAGLEGKSGDPSPFTAIGTFLGIKAAVKHQRGLDSLKGLKIAVQGVGHVGYYLCQHLHQEGAELIVTDIHQASLDKVASEFGASVVAPNDIYSQDVDVYAPCALGATINDHTIPQLKARIVAGCANNQLAEVRHGEKLKELGILYAPDYVINAGGIINVSFEKDYDVHKSTTKVEQIYQTLLSIFERAEAENRTTGSVADEMAKAIIAQAKMVTVS, from the coding sequence GTGGCTGTATTTAATCATGTCTCTTTTGATGAGCACGAACAAGTGGTGTTTTGTCATGATAAAGAAAGTGGCTTAAGGGCCATTATTGCTATTCATAATACCAATCTAGGTCCTGCTGTTGGCGGTTGCCGGATGTGGAATTACGCCAGTGATGATGAGGCACTGACTGACGTGTTGCGGCTTTCTCGTGGGATGACGTACAAAAATGCCCTTGCTGGACTCAACATGGGTGGCGGAAAGTCTGTCATTATCGCCGATCCTAAAACCACTGAACGTGAAGCATTATTCCGTGCATTTGGTCGTTTTATTCATACTTTAGGTGGCAAATATTATTCAGCAGAAGATGTCGGCACCACCACAGCCGATATCATGATTGCCCATCAAGAAACCCCTTATATGGCAGGTCTTGAAGGTAAAAGTGGCGATCCCTCACCCTTCACAGCCATTGGCACTTTCTTAGGCATCAAAGCCGCCGTTAAACATCAGCGGGGGCTAGACAGCCTTAAAGGCTTAAAAATTGCCGTTCAAGGCGTAGGTCATGTAGGCTATTACTTATGTCAGCATTTGCATCAAGAAGGCGCTGAGTTGATTGTCACCGACATTCATCAAGCTTCACTGGATAAAGTAGCCAGTGAATTTGGTGCCTCTGTGGTTGCTCCTAACGACATTTACAGCCAAGATGTGGATGTCTATGCCCCTTGTGCCCTTGGCGCCACAATCAACGACCACACCATTCCTCAGCTAAAAGCCCGTATTGTTGCAGGGTGTGCCAATAATCAGTTAGCGGAAGTACGTCACGGTGAGAAACTTAAAGAATTAGGCATTTTATACGCGCCAGATTATGTGATTAATGCTGGTGGGATAATCAATGTGTCATTTGAGAAAGACTATGACGTCCACAAATCCACCACTAAAGTTGAACAAATTTACCAAACATTACTGAGCATTTTCGAGCGAGCTGAAGCTGAGAACCGCACTACCGGTTCTGTCGCAGATGAAATGGCTAAAGCCATCATAGCTCAAGCTAAGATGGTGACAGTCTCTTAA
- a CDS encoding ArsC family reductase, whose product MSVTLFGIKNCDTVRKARKWLEAENIKAQFHDFRDDGLSQEQLQHWVESLGWETVLNKRSTSFRALTEQQKNELNQASAMQLMLEMPTLIKRPVLVKDDKVLLGFKLTDYQAWFAK is encoded by the coding sequence ATGTCAGTGACACTCTTTGGTATAAAAAATTGCGACACAGTGAGAAAAGCACGTAAATGGTTAGAGGCTGAGAATATCAAGGCGCAGTTTCATGATTTTAGAGACGATGGCTTAAGCCAAGAACAACTGCAACACTGGGTGGAGTCACTTGGCTGGGAAACGGTATTAAATAAGCGCAGCACCAGTTTCCGTGCATTAACGGAACAACAGAAAAATGAATTAAATCAGGCAAGCGCAATGCAACTTATGCTTGAAATGCCCACACTTATCAAGCGCCCTGTGCTCGTCAAAGACGACAAAGTGTTATTGGGATTCAAGTTAACAGACTATCAAGCGTGGTTTGCCAAATGA
- the can gene encoding carbonate dehydratase, with translation MRLLKPLFDNNRLWAERINKEDPTFFEKLAKQQNPEYLWIGCSDSRVPSNQIIDLMPGEVFVHRNIANMVIHTDLNCLSVIQYAVDVLKVKHIMVVGHYGCGGVRAAMDNLRLGLIDNWLGHLRDIYRMHEAELSLLDEAERFRRLCELNVIEQVANVTSTTIVREAWDRGQDVAVHGWIYGVNNGLLTDLDVTTTRDCIS, from the coding sequence ATGAGATTACTTAAGCCACTGTTTGATAATAACCGTCTCTGGGCCGAGCGGATCAATAAAGAAGATCCCACTTTTTTCGAGAAACTGGCCAAACAGCAAAACCCTGAATACTTATGGATTGGTTGTTCAGACAGCCGTGTGCCGTCAAACCAGATTATCGATCTTATGCCTGGTGAAGTGTTTGTGCACCGTAACATAGCTAACATGGTCATACATACTGATCTTAATTGCTTATCGGTCATTCAATACGCCGTCGATGTACTCAAAGTTAAACACATTATGGTTGTCGGTCATTATGGTTGTGGTGGTGTGCGTGCCGCCATGGACAACTTAAGACTTGGGCTTATTGATAACTGGCTTGGGCATTTGCGAGACATCTACCGCATGCATGAAGCAGAGCTTAGTCTACTTGATGAAGCTGAACGTTTCAGACGCCTCTGTGAACTGAATGTTATCGAACAGGTGGCTAACGTCACCAGCACCACTATCGTCAGAGAAGCTTGGGATCGCGGACAAGACGTTGCGGTACACGGCTGGATCTACGGTGTTAACAATGGCTTATTAACCGATCTTGACGTTACCACCACTAGAGATTGCATCAGCTAA
- a CDS encoding DUF3334 family protein translates to MNSAQIVTTDDILLKLCHSVSHVLSSTSASQVTHAGMVQTINRTRLKPDLGCFSIFDGGFSGLVIINFSAEAAIEIYRRYMINMGMPETELAFTHTSDDVGNVMGELMNQILGDFIGKVSKELQTSISQSQPKMLTINKELTISIDANLDNPVARRVSFRTQSNHIFYLEFAMDNTEFIASAEFEMDEEFDPDSLLEQHGSSLAEHKKKANKARKASKKVASKPAAASPKKATLAVKPDRLNNPEVKGIVADDADDLLSELGL, encoded by the coding sequence ATGAATTCTGCACAAATTGTCACCACAGATGATATTTTATTGAAACTGTGTCATTCGGTCTCACATGTATTGTCCAGTACCAGTGCTAGTCAAGTGACTCATGCAGGCATGGTGCAAACCATCAATCGTACTCGCCTCAAGCCTGACTTAGGTTGCTTCTCAATATTTGATGGGGGGTTTTCAGGTTTAGTTATCATTAACTTTTCAGCTGAAGCCGCGATTGAAATTTACCGCCGTTATATGATTAACATGGGCATGCCTGAAACTGAATTGGCATTTACGCACACATCCGATGATGTCGGTAATGTGATGGGTGAATTAATGAACCAAATTCTAGGGGACTTTATCGGTAAAGTGTCTAAAGAATTACAGACCTCTATCAGCCAGTCTCAACCCAAAATGTTAACCATAAATAAAGAGTTAACTATTTCGATTGATGCAAATCTTGATAACCCTGTGGCGCGAAGAGTGTCATTCAGAACTCAAAGCAACCATATTTTTTATCTTGAATTTGCTATGGATAACACAGAGTTTATTGCATCAGCTGAATTTGAAATGGATGAAGAATTTGATCCAGATTCTTTACTCGAACAGCATGGTAGCAGCTTGGCAGAACATAAGAAAAAAGCCAACAAAGCCCGTAAAGCGTCTAAGAAAGTGGCTAGTAAGCCCGCAGCAGCCTCACCTAAAAAAGCCACACTTGCGGTGAAGCCTGATAGGCTAAATAATCCAGAGGTCAAAGGCATTGTCGCTGATGATGCCGATGATTTATTAAGCGAACTGGGTCTGTAA
- a CDS encoding M15 family metallopeptidase: MLSNDDADKVIAKPELYGLSETQLVNYESFLMERRTLEAFLNLKQGALLAGFELCICSAYRNFDRQLAIWNAKANGQRSLLDANSQDINPFSLTPDELIDAILLWSALPGASRHHWGTDLDVFDAKAITKAELQLVSHEYQLGGPCYALHQWLMENGPKYGFYFPFQANLSGVSPEPWHISYFPVAATYLANFDSHALHQLIEQSDINPKGALLARLTSIVDSHVRFVAPQPGLIHKI; this comes from the coding sequence GTGCTAAGTAACGACGATGCAGACAAGGTCATAGCAAAGCCAGAGCTTTATGGTTTGAGCGAAACCCAATTAGTGAACTATGAGTCTTTTTTGATGGAACGGCGCACCCTAGAAGCCTTCCTCAATCTTAAGCAAGGGGCATTATTAGCCGGGTTTGAATTGTGCATTTGCTCAGCCTATCGTAACTTTGACAGGCAACTTGCCATTTGGAATGCAAAAGCCAATGGTCAGCGCAGCCTACTTGATGCAAACTCGCAGGACATTAATCCGTTTAGCCTCACCCCAGATGAACTTATCGATGCCATCTTGTTATGGTCTGCCTTGCCTGGGGCCTCACGACATCATTGGGGCACAGACTTGGATGTATTTGATGCTAAAGCCATTACTAAGGCTGAATTACAACTGGTAAGTCACGAATATCAGCTTGGCGGCCCCTGCTATGCTCTGCATCAGTGGCTGATGGAGAATGGCCCCAAATATGGGTTTTATTTCCCCTTTCAAGCCAATTTAAGTGGCGTCAGTCCTGAGCCTTGGCATATCAGTTATTTCCCTGTGGCTGCGACCTATTTAGCTAATTTCGATAGCCACGCCTTGCATCAGCTGATTGAACAAAGTGACATTAATCCCAAAGGCGCGTTACTGGCGCGACTTACCAGCATAGTCGATTCCCATGTGCGTTTTGTCGCCCCGCAGCCAGGGTTAATCCATAAGATTTAA
- a CDS encoding HPr family phosphocarrier protein, whose protein sequence is MYQKSLTITAPHGIHTRPAALIVKEAKTFDCDVIVECNGKKASAKSLFKLQTLGLYQGVDVTVSAQGVQAETAVNQIAFMLSSLE, encoded by the coding sequence ATGTATCAAAAGTCATTGACCATCACAGCCCCCCATGGGATCCACACTCGTCCAGCAGCATTAATAGTGAAAGAAGCGAAAACCTTTGACTGTGATGTCATTGTCGAATGTAATGGCAAGAAAGCCAGTGCTAAGAGCCTGTTTAAATTACAAACCTTGGGTTTGTACCAAGGCGTTGATGTGACTGTGAGTGCCCAAGGCGTGCAGGCTGAAACAGCGGTCAATCAAATTGCATTCATGCTTTCAAGCTTAGAATAA
- the ptsP gene encoding phosphoenolpyruvate--protein phosphotransferase, with the protein MPITGTLVSSGIAFGEARLIPAHKHSLDVRLISPTGIIKEQIKLKGAIKQLCQHLRHCQGNFAPEQDTFELIDADILLLEDPELHHALNEHIDKFRFSAQVAVDRIFTQQADELAQLDDPYLANRSLDIRSLGQRLINALNGDLALDLSAITQDCIILAQDLTPAEFGQLPLQFIKGLVLQTGSVTSHTAILARAADIPTLVNCQWQDGPHSGSNLGIKNGDKLILDAIAGELFNDPSPDLQTKLQQKYQAEQQRRQALAQYKCRPSETRDGHQVSIRANVGDLNDVLRLTDTGAQGVGLFRTEFLLIHAKQVPTEQQQYQLYCDALHSLDGQVLTIRTFDIGADKALPCLNQAKEDNPALGLRGIRYSLAQPSLLQPQLRAVLRAANHGPIRLMFPMLNQLEELELLIGQIELCKAQLIEQEKGFGELSLGIVIETPAAVLNLPSLLPLLDFVSIGSNDLSQYTQAVDRTNSALTKNFSPLSPPVLKLIAMTVECCKAQNKPISLCGELASDPKLTPLLVGLGINELSVTPGQILEVKAALCLGEFGGDSGFYAHGKDALSKSRMLDLAQCVSDYNQ; encoded by the coding sequence ATGCCAATTACAGGGACCTTAGTATCATCGGGTATCGCCTTCGGTGAAGCACGGCTTATACCGGCTCACAAGCATTCTTTAGATGTTCGACTCATATCCCCTACAGGCATTATCAAAGAACAAATCAAACTCAAGGGGGCGATTAAGCAACTTTGCCAGCACTTGCGCCACTGCCAAGGTAATTTTGCTCCAGAGCAAGACACCTTCGAGTTAATCGATGCCGACATACTCTTACTCGAAGATCCTGAGTTGCATCATGCACTTAATGAGCACATTGATAAATTTCGCTTTAGTGCTCAAGTGGCCGTTGATAGAATATTTACCCAGCAAGCCGATGAATTAGCTCAGCTTGACGATCCTTATTTAGCCAATCGTAGTTTGGATATTCGAAGCCTTGGACAACGCCTTATCAACGCCCTTAATGGTGATCTGGCCCTGGATCTTTCAGCAATCACCCAAGACTGTATCATTTTGGCTCAAGACTTAACCCCCGCTGAATTTGGCCAGCTGCCGCTTCAATTTATCAAGGGATTAGTGTTGCAAACTGGCAGCGTTACAAGCCACACCGCGATTCTTGCAAGGGCTGCGGATATTCCGACACTAGTGAACTGTCAATGGCAAGATGGCCCTCACTCAGGCTCAAACCTTGGCATAAAAAATGGCGATAAATTAATATTAGATGCAATAGCTGGCGAACTATTTAATGATCCCTCGCCAGATCTGCAAACAAAATTGCAGCAAAAGTATCAGGCAGAGCAGCAAAGACGCCAAGCGTTAGCCCAATACAAGTGCCGCCCCAGTGAAACTCGTGACGGTCACCAGGTTTCCATCAGGGCCAATGTGGGGGATTTAAACGACGTGCTCAGGCTAACCGATACCGGTGCCCAAGGTGTTGGCTTGTTTCGCACCGAGTTTTTACTTATTCATGCCAAGCAAGTGCCAACAGAGCAACAACAGTATCAACTCTATTGCGATGCACTGCACAGTTTAGACGGCCAAGTACTGACGATACGCACCTTCGATATAGGTGCCGATAAAGCGCTGCCCTGTCTTAATCAAGCCAAAGAAGATAATCCTGCTTTAGGTTTAAGGGGCATTCGTTACAGTTTGGCTCAACCCAGTTTATTACAGCCGCAATTGCGCGCTGTGCTCAGGGCGGCTAATCATGGTCCTATTAGGCTCATGTTCCCCATGCTGAATCAGCTAGAAGAACTGGAACTGCTGATCGGCCAAATTGAGCTATGTAAAGCGCAATTAATCGAGCAAGAAAAAGGATTTGGTGAACTCAGCCTTGGCATAGTCATAGAAACACCGGCTGCAGTATTAAATTTACCCAGTTTATTGCCCTTATTGGACTTTGTCAGCATAGGCAGTAACGATCTAAGCCAGTATACTCAAGCAGTAGACAGAACTAACTCAGCGTTAACCAAAAACTTTTCCCCCCTGTCACCGCCTGTGCTTAAGCTTATCGCCATGACAGTTGAATGTTGCAAGGCACAAAATAAGCCCATAAGCCTGTGTGGCGAGCTGGCAAGCGACCCTAAATTAACCCCGCTGCTCGTGGGCCTTGGTATTAATGAACTCAGTGTTACGCCGGGACAGATTTTAGAAGTGAAAGCCGCACTGTGTTTAGGTGAGTTTGGCGGTGATAGCGGCTTTTATGCTCATGGTAAAGACGCGCTGTCCAAAAGTAGGATGCTAGACCTAGCTCAGTGTGTTTCTGATTACAATCAATAA
- a CDS encoding alpha/beta fold hydrolase, translated as MTTHSHTLTIAGQPLHYTDQGQGNTLVFIHGLLGNKVQWQSQIDALKANYRCIAIDLWGHGDSQTMPENTANLKDIASQLLSMLTALNINSCSLISLGTGCAIASEMALLSPKNINALVMINGFIGFEPEVNCVKYQGMLDEVQLNNGISTALAKQIATLFFNTQAQKTAVKTDTVTNAVTNEIESASVDSQISDKAMAALAQQLTEINAVQLSALVKFVPMAIYKRDTLEDVERFCLPSLILASNNNKLRTPLEAYLMQDTLDGSQLTQIPNAGHWVHLEQAEQLKQLISQFLQQH; from the coding sequence ATGACAACACACAGTCACACACTCACCATCGCGGGCCAGCCGCTGCATTACACAGATCAAGGTCAAGGTAACACCTTAGTGTTTATCCATGGTCTGTTAGGCAATAAAGTTCAATGGCAGAGTCAAATCGATGCACTAAAAGCAAATTATCGCTGCATCGCCATCGATTTATGGGGCCATGGTGACAGCCAAACAATGCCAGAAAATACCGCAAATCTTAAAGATATTGCTAGCCAATTGCTGAGCATGTTGACAGCGCTCAACATCAATAGCTGCAGCTTAATATCCTTAGGAACCGGCTGTGCCATCGCCAGTGAAATGGCATTATTAAGCCCGAAAAACATCAATGCCTTAGTGATGATAAATGGTTTTATCGGTTTTGAACCCGAAGTAAACTGCGTGAAGTACCAAGGCATGCTAGATGAAGTTCAACTGAATAACGGTATCTCTACGGCATTAGCCAAGCAAATTGCCACGCTATTTTTCAACACACAAGCTCAAAAAACAGCGGTTAAAACGGATACTGTCACTAATGCAGTAACTAATGAAATAGAAAGCGCCTCAGTTGATAGCCAAATCAGTGATAAGGCAATGGCGGCCCTAGCGCAACAACTCACTGAGATTAATGCAGTGCAATTATCAGCATTAGTTAAATTTGTTCCCATGGCTATCTACAAACGCGATACCTTAGAAGATGTCGAACGTTTCTGCCTCCCAAGCCTTATTCTTGCGTCAAATAACAATAAACTGCGCACGCCTTTGGAAGCCTATCTAATGCAAGATACCTTAGATGGCAGCCAACTAACACAGATCCCAAATGCTGGCCATTGGGTTCATTTAGAGCAAGCTGAGCAACTCAAGCAACTCATTAGTCAATTTCTACAGCAGCACTGA
- the dapE gene encoding succinyl-diaminopimelate desuccinylase produces MSTDVTQLAMALIARPSVTPLDEGCQTLMGKHLSAAGFTLEPMVFEDTTNLWARRGTQAPVFCFAGHTDVVPIGDLARWHTPPFEPTIIDGYLHGRGAADMKGSLAAMLVATERFVAKHPHHNGSIAYLITSDEEGPFINGTTRVIDTLEARNEKITWALVGEPSSTYKLGDVVKNGRRGSLTGNLTVNGVQGHVAYPHLADNPIHKAAPALTELAQMHWDNGNEFFPPTSFQIANINGGTGASNVIPGNLEVMFNFRYSTEVTADELIARVLGILDAHGLDYDISWVFNGLPFLTGDGPLLEATKSAIREVTGYDTDPQTTGGTSDGRFIAPTGAQVIELGPVNATIHKVNECVKIADLEQLALCYEKLLEKLLC; encoded by the coding sequence ATGAGCACTGACGTAACCCAACTTGCCATGGCGCTTATCGCCCGCCCGTCTGTAACGCCTTTAGACGAAGGTTGTCAAACCTTGATGGGTAAACACTTATCCGCGGCGGGTTTTACCTTAGAGCCCATGGTGTTTGAGGATACCACTAACCTATGGGCGCGACGCGGCACACAGGCACCGGTTTTTTGTTTTGCTGGCCACACAGACGTTGTGCCTATAGGGGATCTTGCCCGCTGGCACACTCCTCCTTTTGAGCCGACCATCATAGATGGTTATTTACACGGCCGCGGCGCTGCTGACATGAAAGGTTCACTTGCCGCCATGTTGGTGGCAACTGAACGTTTTGTTGCTAAACATCCGCATCATAACGGCTCGATTGCTTATTTAATCACCAGCGATGAAGAAGGCCCTTTCATCAATGGCACCACTCGAGTGATAGACACCTTAGAAGCCCGCAATGAGAAAATTACTTGGGCACTCGTTGGTGAACCATCATCCACCTATAAACTCGGCGATGTCGTAAAAAATGGCCGCCGTGGTAGCTTAACGGGGAATTTAACCGTCAATGGCGTGCAAGGTCACGTGGCCTACCCTCATCTTGCTGACAACCCTATTCATAAGGCTGCCCCAGCACTGACTGAGCTTGCGCAAATGCACTGGGATAATGGCAATGAGTTTTTCCCGCCCACCAGTTTCCAAATCGCCAATATCAATGGCGGCACAGGTGCATCGAATGTGATCCCTGGTAACCTAGAGGTCATGTTTAACTTCCGCTACTCAACCGAAGTCACAGCCGATGAGCTCATCGCGCGAGTGCTTGGGATTTTAGATGCCCACGGCCTAGATTATGACATCAGCTGGGTATTCAATGGTCTGCCATTTTTAACCGGAGATGGCCCGTTACTTGAAGCCACTAAAAGTGCCATTCGTGAAGTCACAGGTTATGATACAGATCCACAAACCACAGGCGGCACCTCAGATGGGCGTTTTATTGCGCCAACCGGAGCCCAAGTTATTGAGTTAGGTCCAGTAAATGCCACCATACATAAGGTCAATGAGTGTGTAAAGATTGCCGATTTAGAGCAATTGGCTCTTTGCTATGAAAAGCTTTTGGAAAAACTCTTGTGCTAA
- the crr gene encoding PTS glucose transporter subunit IIA, translating to MSFFSRIRRLISGQPQVTGGIPVYAPVSGDIVAIEKVPDVVFAEKIVGDGIAIMPKGEFLLAPIDGRIGKIFETNHAFSIESPLGLELFVHLGVGTVELRGKGFTRLAAEGQEVKMGQPILGFDIESIRSEVDSLLTPVVLANMEDIKYLDKEQGSVVAGKDIIFTVQL from the coding sequence ATGAGTTTTTTTAGCCGAATTCGACGACTTATTTCAGGGCAACCCCAAGTGACAGGCGGCATTCCCGTTTACGCCCCGGTATCGGGGGATATTGTCGCCATAGAAAAAGTACCCGATGTGGTATTCGCCGAAAAAATTGTCGGCGATGGCATAGCCATTATGCCAAAAGGTGAGTTTCTTCTTGCACCGATTGATGGCCGAATAGGAAAAATTTTCGAAACTAATCATGCGTTTAGTATTGAATCACCACTAGGGTTAGAGCTATTTGTTCACTTAGGGGTTGGCACAGTGGAACTTAGAGGTAAAGGCTTTACTCGCCTTGCCGCCGAAGGACAAGAGGTTAAAATGGGTCAGCCTATACTCGGCTTTGATATAGAAAGCATTCGAAGTGAAGTCGATAGCCTGCTCACCCCAGTGGTACTTGCCAATATGGAAGACATCAAATATTTAGATAAAGAGCAAGGCAGTGTGGTCGCCGGTAAAGACATCATCTTTACCGTTCAACTTTAA
- a CDS encoding LacI family DNA-binding transcriptional regulator, translating to MASKATSIDIAYRAGVSQSTVSRALRNSPLVNPETRQRIQAIAKELNYKVDKNASNLRTQNSHTLALLICEDPTNDDSLINPFFLSMLGSITRATAQQGYDLLVSFQQLSSDWHADYEDSNKADGIILLGYGDYMDYEQKLLKLLEQDTHFVIWGAEHNNKSVLSVGCDNHQGGVSATEHLLSLGVSDIAFLGDASSHSPEFRDRYLGHVSAMKAKGIKADKRKQFDAINTEASGFDAANLLLDKGLSFDGIFAASDLIAIGAMRALHLRGVRVPDDVAIVGYDDIPVASFANPPLTTVKQNTRLAGEILVDSVLKLIRGQAVSPQLIQTELVVRRSCGESDPKA from the coding sequence ATGGCTTCTAAAGCGACCTCAATCGACATTGCTTACCGCGCCGGTGTGTCACAATCTACCGTATCCCGGGCCCTTCGCAATAGTCCTTTAGTTAACCCTGAAACCCGTCAGCGTATTCAAGCTATTGCAAAAGAGCTTAACTACAAGGTTGATAAGAATGCCAGTAACTTACGCACTCAAAATAGTCATACCTTAGCCTTGCTGATCTGTGAAGACCCTACCAACGATGACTCTCTCATCAATCCTTTCTTCCTATCTATGTTAGGCTCAATTACTCGAGCCACGGCGCAGCAAGGCTATGATTTGTTGGTATCTTTCCAACAGCTATCCAGTGACTGGCATGCCGACTATGAAGACAGTAACAAGGCTGATGGCATTATTCTGCTGGGTTATGGTGACTACATGGATTATGAACAAAAATTGCTTAAGTTGCTGGAGCAGGATACCCATTTTGTCATTTGGGGCGCAGAGCATAATAACAAATCTGTATTGTCGGTGGGGTGTGATAATCATCAGGGAGGCGTGAGTGCCACTGAGCATTTGTTATCTTTAGGCGTCTCAGATATTGCTTTTCTCGGGGATGCTTCTAGCCACAGCCCAGAATTTAGAGATCGCTACTTAGGTCATGTTAGTGCCATGAAGGCTAAAGGAATAAAAGCGGATAAACGTAAACAGTTTGATGCGATTAATACTGAGGCTTCAGGTTTTGATGCTGCCAATCTGCTATTAGATAAAGGGCTTAGCTTCGATGGTATTTTTGCTGCCAGTGACTTGATTGCTATTGGCGCAATGCGGGCATTACATCTTCGCGGGGTGCGAGTGCCAGATGATGTGGCCATCGTTGGCTACGACGATATCCCCGTGGCAAGTTTTGCCAATCCTCCCTTGACCACAGTAAAGCAAAATACACGCCTAGCGGGTGAAATTCTCGTGGATAGTGTGCTTAAGCTTATCCGTGGTCAAGCTGTGAGCCCGCAATTGATCCAAACTGAATTGGTGGTGCGTCGTTCCTGCGGCGAAAGCGACCCTAAAGCATAG
- a CDS encoding DUF808 domain-containing protein → MAGASLLTLLDDIATILDDVAAMSKVAARKTAGVLGDDLALNAQQVSGVASERELPVVWAVAKGSFINKLILVPAALLISAFLPWAVTPLLMFGGLFLCYEGVEKLHHGYQHRQAKKQSLTTAEDASQALNTDLKNLAQFEKDKVKGAIRTDFVLSAEIIAISLGVVAMQPLLNQFLTLAVIAVVMTVGVYGLVAGIVKIDDLGLSLSQKKGNGRKISLYHGIGRFLLAAAPYLMKALTIIGTIAMFMVGGGILTHGLHSVSVWITQAASAVAELSLIGPILAWFTPSVLNALFGLVAGALALTLMSLIQAGFTKLKKGNR, encoded by the coding sequence ATGGCTGGGGCAAGTTTACTCACACTATTAGATGATATTGCGACGATTTTAGATGATGTTGCCGCCATGAGTAAGGTTGCCGCTCGCAAGACTGCCGGTGTGCTGGGGGATGATCTGGCATTAAATGCCCAGCAAGTCTCCGGCGTGGCATCAGAGCGAGAATTACCCGTTGTTTGGGCTGTGGCCAAAGGCTCCTTTATTAATAAGCTGATTTTAGTCCCCGCCGCTTTATTGATCAGCGCCTTCTTGCCTTGGGCCGTGACACCACTTTTGATGTTTGGTGGTTTATTTCTTTGCTATGAAGGTGTAGAAAAACTGCATCATGGTTATCAGCATAGGCAGGCTAAAAAGCAATCATTAACGACAGCTGAAGATGCTAGCCAAGCGTTAAATACCGATCTAAAAAACTTAGCTCAATTCGAAAAGGACAAAGTAAAAGGGGCTATCCGCACCGATTTTGTCTTATCTGCAGAGATTATTGCCATCAGCCTCGGCGTGGTGGCCATGCAACCGCTACTCAATCAGTTTCTGACTTTAGCAGTGATAGCAGTAGTCATGACCGTCGGTGTCTATGGTTTGGTGGCTGGGATAGTTAAAATTGATGACTTAGGCTTATCCCTGAGTCAGAAAAAAGGTAATGGTCGCAAAATTTCGCTCTATCATGGCATAGGCCGCTTTTTATTGGCGGCGGCGCCTTATTTAATGAAGGCTCTGACCATCATAGGTACCATTGCCATGTTTATGGTGGGGGGCGGCATCTTAACTCATGGGCTGCACAGCGTGTCTGTATGGATAACGCAAGCGGCAAGCGCAGTGGCAGAATTAAGCCTTATCGGTCCTATCCTAGCTTGGTTTACCCCAAGCGTGCTTAATGCCTTATTTGGCCTAGTGGCGGGTGCATTAGCATTGACACTGATGAGTTTAATACAAGCGGGTTTCACTAAACTGAAAAAGGGCAATCGCTAA